A DNA window from Vibrio sp. CDRSL-10 TSBA contains the following coding sequences:
- a CDS encoding TRAP transporter small permease produces MYFDTSANVKKPTLTYRAFGKVADMLGLISKIDLVVAVACLVSIVVLTAYGVITRYVLNDPSTWVEELCLALFVWMTFMGSSALMRTDELVRIDLLVHKLPVTIQRLADQFFRPILLIVTVVFIVYLGSKLVPMSQVRFTPALKISYMYIYAAVPISGVFMIYHQVVHLINAIKSLRQE; encoded by the coding sequence ATGTATTTCGACACATCTGCCAATGTAAAGAAACCCACGTTGACATATAGAGCGTTTGGCAAGGTAGCCGATATGCTTGGTTTGATTAGCAAAATTGATCTTGTTGTTGCTGTAGCCTGTTTAGTTTCCATCGTTGTTCTTACTGCGTACGGAGTAATTACTCGTTATGTGCTAAATGATCCGAGTACTTGGGTGGAAGAACTATGTTTAGCTTTATTTGTTTGGATGACATTTATGGGATCGAGTGCTCTTATGCGAACGGATGAATTAGTTCGTATCGACCTATTAGTTCACAAACTTCCGGTTACAATACAACGATTAGCGGATCAATTCTTCAGACCAATACTACTGATCGTGACAGTTGTTTTCATCGTTTATCTGGGAAGTAAATTAGTACCCATGTCTCAAGTACGTTTTACTCCAGCCCTAAAAATCTCTTATATGTATATTTACGCCGCTGTGCCTATCAGTGGGGTATTTATGATTTATCATCAAGTGGTACATTTGATAAATGCAATTAAAAGCTTAAGACAGGAGTAA
- the dctP gene encoding TRAP transporter substrate-binding protein DctP: MSLSDVYPGLSQGVIEGVENPAVVLFGGKFYEVAKNLNLTAHTKHMSPFVAGKMFWDTLSDDEKSVLTNTSRKMVDYGATLIQDSEAKAIDDLKAQGVTVNEVDVKAFEKSARSVVQQEFPEWSPNLYQSIQDKLQQL; encoded by the coding sequence ATGTCTCTGTCTGATGTCTATCCGGGTTTATCACAAGGTGTCATCGAAGGCGTAGAGAATCCAGCAGTCGTTTTGTTTGGTGGAAAATTTTATGAAGTCGCTAAGAATCTTAATTTAACTGCACATACAAAACATATGTCACCTTTCGTGGCAGGTAAGATGTTCTGGGATACGTTGTCTGATGACGAGAAATCAGTGTTAACCAATACTAGTCGTAAGATGGTCGATTACGGAGCAACGCTAATTCAAGATAGCGAAGCGAAGGCCATTGATGATCTTAAAGCACAAGGTGTAACTGTGAATGAAGTTGATGTGAAAGCATTCGAAAAATCGGCTCGTTCCGTGGTTCAGCAAGAGTTTCCTGAATGGTCACCAAACCTATATCAGAGCATTCAAGATAAACTTCAACAGTTATAA
- the dctP gene encoding TRAP transporter substrate-binding protein DctP, whose amino-acid sequence MQTLHQSIKQLTKIIGLTLACVATANAATEIKVAYGNQPGEPIDQAMHYWANLVEKESNGEITMQLFPSSQLGSETEVLEQARFGANIITISSYGYLMDMVPDLGVVNAPYLTQSFEKKSKLLNSEWFKEQSSKLDDQGLHIVVPDVVYGTRHLLSKQKVTKPEDLNGTKVRVQHSRLFRRHNQSDGWCTYADVSV is encoded by the coding sequence ATGCAAACCCTACACCAAAGCATAAAGCAATTAACAAAAATTATTGGTTTAACTCTGGCTTGTGTTGCAACCGCAAATGCTGCCACGGAAATTAAGGTAGCTTACGGTAATCAACCAGGGGAACCTATTGATCAGGCTATGCACTACTGGGCTAACTTGGTAGAAAAAGAGTCTAATGGTGAAATAACAATGCAGTTATTTCCATCCAGTCAACTTGGTAGTGAAACTGAAGTGCTTGAGCAAGCAAGATTTGGCGCGAATATTATTACAATCAGTTCCTACGGTTACCTGATGGATATGGTTCCGGATTTGGGGGTTGTCAATGCTCCTTACCTGACCCAATCTTTTGAGAAAAAATCCAAACTTTTGAACTCCGAATGGTTTAAGGAACAGAGTAGTAAGCTAGATGACCAAGGTTTACATATTGTGGTGCCAGATGTTGTCTACGGTACACGTCACTTATTGTCAAAACAAAAAGTAACTAAGCCTGAAGATCTAAACGGTACAAAAGTACGCGTACAACATTCACGTTTGTTTCGTCGCCACAATCAAAGCGATGGGTGGTGTACCTACGCCGATGTCTCTGTCTGA
- a CDS encoding UxaA family hydrolase — protein MKNRFIKIHPQDNVIVCLDHFSSGEVIQVDNQNITFQQDTPQGSKIAVETIPVGANVLKYGSAIGHAISNIETGDWVHTHNLKTNLNDTQSYQYSPIHPSEKLTSLPSRNVRRLSAC, from the coding sequence ATGAAAAACAGATTTATTAAAATTCACCCTCAAGATAATGTCATTGTGTGCCTTGACCATTTTTCCTCAGGTGAAGTGATACAAGTTGACAACCAAAACATTACATTCCAACAGGATACTCCGCAGGGCAGCAAGATTGCTGTCGAGACGATTCCTGTAGGCGCCAATGTGTTAAAATATGGTTCGGCTATTGGGCACGCCATTTCCAACATTGAAACCGGAGATTGGGTTCATACACACAATCTGAAAACCAATTTAAACGACACTCAAAGTTATCAGTACTCACCTATACACCCTTCTGAAAAACTGACTTCACTACCTTCAAGAAACGTTCGACGGTTATCAGCGTGCTAA